Sequence from the Desulfurellaceae bacterium genome:
TTTGTGGTGTCGATTATCGACGGCGGTTTCACCTATATTTTTTCCGCCTTTCTCAAGCCTCTGTCCGAGGAGTTCGGCTGGACCCGGGCTCAGACCTCGGGCGGCTTCTCGCTGTATCTGCTGGCGGCCGGCACCCTGCTGCCGGTGTGGGGCTGGCTGGCCGACCGGGTCGGGGCACGCGTGGTCTTTCTG
This genomic interval carries:
- a CDS encoding MFS transporter gives rise to the protein MSKTPGVAPAQGRTDPFFYGWFVVAILFVVSIIDGGFTYIFSAFLKPLSEEFGWTRAQTSGGFSLYLLAAGTLLPVWGWLADRVGARVVFL